One segment of Etheostoma cragini isolate CJK2018 chromosome 23, CSU_Ecrag_1.0, whole genome shotgun sequence DNA contains the following:
- the tmcc3 gene encoding transmembrane and coiled-coil domain protein 3 isoform X2: MRKNYSTIPLIYLTEAERTCDANLLSIPVPLRRGGSESNLDVVDSVGDDGVGLDFTKGALGIDSLQQKILKVTEQMKVEQTARDQNVAEYLKLVNNADKQQVGRIRQVFEKKNQKSAHTIARLQRKLEQYHRRVKESETNGKHSHKDGNNKESGTHSKEGSLRDVSATGRHPALDKVKTIGPGVSLSPPFFFNKSREFANLIRNKFGSADNIAHLKNHMDSGSGLQVDSASRGLSGSATTVAKPTKYQSDDECSTGTSASADSNGNPAGGSGVGSGGPGRSDSNARLGEVLDMVREMREAQALLVDDMETLNTQFKRDYSYFTQMMQEERYRYERLEDQLNDLTELHQHETCNLKQELASIEEKVAYQAYERARDIQEVLESCQTRVSKLELQQQQQQTVQVENTDAKVLLGKCINIMLAIVTVILVCVSTAAKFTAPLLRSRLHLAFTCVALSLLALLWKNWEHLQCALERLLLPH, from the exons GCGGAGCGTACTTGCGATGCCAACCTCCTCAGTATCCCGGTGCCCCTTCGTCGCGGCGGCTCAGAGTCCAACCTGGACGTGGTGGACAGTGTTGGGGATGATGGAGTGGGCTTGGATTTCACCAAGGGAGCGCTGGGCATCGACAGCCTGCAGCAGAAGATCCTTAAG GTGACGGAGCAGATGAAGGTGGAGCAGACAGCTCGGGACCAGAACGTTGCCGAGTACCTGAAGCTGGTGAACAATGCCGACAAGCAGCAGGTGGGACGAATACGCCAGGTCTTTGAGAAGAAGAACCAGAAGTCGGCGCACACCATTGCCCGGCTGCAGAGGAAGCTGGAGCAGTACCACCGCCGTGTGAAGGAAAGCGAGACCAACGGGAAGCACAGCCACAAGGATGGCAACAACAAGGAGTCTGGGACTCACAGTAAAGAGGGCAGCCTGCGGGACGTCAGTGCCACCGGACGGCACCCGGCTCTGGATAAGGTGAAGACAATCGGGCCCGGGGTGTCGCTCTCGCCACCATTCTTCTTCAACAAGTCACGGGAGTTCGCCAACCTCATCAGGAACAAGTTTGGCAGCGCCGACAACATCGCCCACCTCAAGAACCACATGGACTCGGGGTCGGGGCTGCAGGTGGACAGCGCGTCGAGGGGTCTGAGCGGGAGCGCCACCACAGTAGCCAAACCGACCAAGTACCAGAGTGACGACGAGTGCTCCACGGGGACGTCTGCATCCGCTGACTCAAACGGGAACCCAGCCGGGGGCTCCGGGGTGGGATCTGGAGGTCCGGGGAGGTCGGACTCCAACGCGCGGCTGGGGGAGGTGCTGGACATGGTGCGGGAGATGAGGGAGGCTCAGGCCCTGCTGGTAGACGACATGGAGACTCTGAATACACAGTTCAAACGGGATTACAGCTACTTCACTCAGATGATGCAGGAGGAGAGATACAG atatGAGCGGTTGGAGGACCAGTTAAATGACCTGACGGAGCTCCACCAACATGAGACGTGTAATCTGAAGCAGGAACTGGCCAGTATAGAGGAGAAGGTGGCCTACCAGGCCTACGAGAGGGCCAGAGACATACAg GAGGTCTTGGAGTCGTGCCAGACTCGTGTGTCAAAGCTggagctccagcagcagcagcaacagacGGTTCAAGTGGAAAACACTGACGCCAAGGTGCTGCTGGGAAAATGCATCAACATCATGCTGGCTATCGTCACCGTGATCTTGGTGTGCGTTTCCACGGCGGCCAAGTTCACGGCCCCGCTGCTGCGAAGCCGCCTCCACCTGGCGTTCACCTGCGTGGCCCTGTCCCTGTTAGCGCTACTGTGGAAGAACTGGGAACATTTACAGTGTGCTTTGGAACGATTGCTCCTCCCGCACTGA
- the tmcc3 gene encoding transmembrane and coiled-coil domain protein 3 isoform X3, whose protein sequence is MAERTCDANLLSIPVPLRRGGSESNLDVVDSVGDDGVGLDFTKGALGIDSLQQKILKVTEQMKVEQTARDQNVAEYLKLVNNADKQQVGRIRQVFEKKNQKSAHTIARLQRKLEQYHRRVKESETNGKHSHKDGNNKESGTHSKEGSLRDVSATGRHPALDKVKTIGPGVSLSPPFFFNKSREFANLIRNKFGSADNIAHLKNHMDSGSGLQVDSASRGLSGSATTVAKPTKYQSDDECSTGTSASADSNGNPAGGSGVGSGGPGRSDSNARLGEVLDMVREMREAQALLVDDMETLNTQFKRDYSYFTQMMQEERYRYERLEDQLNDLTELHQHETCNLKQELASIEEKVAYQAYERARDIQEVLESCQTRVSKLELQQQQQQTVQVENTDAKVLLGKCINIMLAIVTVILVCVSTAAKFTAPLLRSRLHLAFTCVALSLLALLWKNWEHLQCALERLLLPH, encoded by the exons GCGGAGCGTACTTGCGATGCCAACCTCCTCAGTATCCCGGTGCCCCTTCGTCGCGGCGGCTCAGAGTCCAACCTGGACGTGGTGGACAGTGTTGGGGATGATGGAGTGGGCTTGGATTTCACCAAGGGAGCGCTGGGCATCGACAGCCTGCAGCAGAAGATCCTTAAG GTGACGGAGCAGATGAAGGTGGAGCAGACAGCTCGGGACCAGAACGTTGCCGAGTACCTGAAGCTGGTGAACAATGCCGACAAGCAGCAGGTGGGACGAATACGCCAGGTCTTTGAGAAGAAGAACCAGAAGTCGGCGCACACCATTGCCCGGCTGCAGAGGAAGCTGGAGCAGTACCACCGCCGTGTGAAGGAAAGCGAGACCAACGGGAAGCACAGCCACAAGGATGGCAACAACAAGGAGTCTGGGACTCACAGTAAAGAGGGCAGCCTGCGGGACGTCAGTGCCACCGGACGGCACCCGGCTCTGGATAAGGTGAAGACAATCGGGCCCGGGGTGTCGCTCTCGCCACCATTCTTCTTCAACAAGTCACGGGAGTTCGCCAACCTCATCAGGAACAAGTTTGGCAGCGCCGACAACATCGCCCACCTCAAGAACCACATGGACTCGGGGTCGGGGCTGCAGGTGGACAGCGCGTCGAGGGGTCTGAGCGGGAGCGCCACCACAGTAGCCAAACCGACCAAGTACCAGAGTGACGACGAGTGCTCCACGGGGACGTCTGCATCCGCTGACTCAAACGGGAACCCAGCCGGGGGCTCCGGGGTGGGATCTGGAGGTCCGGGGAGGTCGGACTCCAACGCGCGGCTGGGGGAGGTGCTGGACATGGTGCGGGAGATGAGGGAGGCTCAGGCCCTGCTGGTAGACGACATGGAGACTCTGAATACACAGTTCAAACGGGATTACAGCTACTTCACTCAGATGATGCAGGAGGAGAGATACAG atatGAGCGGTTGGAGGACCAGTTAAATGACCTGACGGAGCTCCACCAACATGAGACGTGTAATCTGAAGCAGGAACTGGCCAGTATAGAGGAGAAGGTGGCCTACCAGGCCTACGAGAGGGCCAGAGACATACAg GAGGTCTTGGAGTCGTGCCAGACTCGTGTGTCAAAGCTggagctccagcagcagcagcaacagacGGTTCAAGTGGAAAACACTGACGCCAAGGTGCTGCTGGGAAAATGCATCAACATCATGCTGGCTATCGTCACCGTGATCTTGGTGTGCGTTTCCACGGCGGCCAAGTTCACGGCCCCGCTGCTGCGAAGCCGCCTCCACCTGGCGTTCACCTGCGTGGCCCTGTCCCTGTTAGCGCTACTGTGGAAGAACTGGGAACATTTACAGTGTGCTTTGGAACGATTGCTCCTCCCGCACTGA
- the tmcc3 gene encoding transmembrane and coiled-coil domain protein 3 isoform X1 — MRRFTVTSLLPRGDCWEEEEEEEEEESHLNAERTCDANLLSIPVPLRRGGSESNLDVVDSVGDDGVGLDFTKGALGIDSLQQKILKVTEQMKVEQTARDQNVAEYLKLVNNADKQQVGRIRQVFEKKNQKSAHTIARLQRKLEQYHRRVKESETNGKHSHKDGNNKESGTHSKEGSLRDVSATGRHPALDKVKTIGPGVSLSPPFFFNKSREFANLIRNKFGSADNIAHLKNHMDSGSGLQVDSASRGLSGSATTVAKPTKYQSDDECSTGTSASADSNGNPAGGSGVGSGGPGRSDSNARLGEVLDMVREMREAQALLVDDMETLNTQFKRDYSYFTQMMQEERYRYERLEDQLNDLTELHQHETCNLKQELASIEEKVAYQAYERARDIQEVLESCQTRVSKLELQQQQQQTVQVENTDAKVLLGKCINIMLAIVTVILVCVSTAAKFTAPLLRSRLHLAFTCVALSLLALLWKNWEHLQCALERLLLPH; from the exons GCGGAGCGTACTTGCGATGCCAACCTCCTCAGTATCCCGGTGCCCCTTCGTCGCGGCGGCTCAGAGTCCAACCTGGACGTGGTGGACAGTGTTGGGGATGATGGAGTGGGCTTGGATTTCACCAAGGGAGCGCTGGGCATCGACAGCCTGCAGCAGAAGATCCTTAAG GTGACGGAGCAGATGAAGGTGGAGCAGACAGCTCGGGACCAGAACGTTGCCGAGTACCTGAAGCTGGTGAACAATGCCGACAAGCAGCAGGTGGGACGAATACGCCAGGTCTTTGAGAAGAAGAACCAGAAGTCGGCGCACACCATTGCCCGGCTGCAGAGGAAGCTGGAGCAGTACCACCGCCGTGTGAAGGAAAGCGAGACCAACGGGAAGCACAGCCACAAGGATGGCAACAACAAGGAGTCTGGGACTCACAGTAAAGAGGGCAGCCTGCGGGACGTCAGTGCCACCGGACGGCACCCGGCTCTGGATAAGGTGAAGACAATCGGGCCCGGGGTGTCGCTCTCGCCACCATTCTTCTTCAACAAGTCACGGGAGTTCGCCAACCTCATCAGGAACAAGTTTGGCAGCGCCGACAACATCGCCCACCTCAAGAACCACATGGACTCGGGGTCGGGGCTGCAGGTGGACAGCGCGTCGAGGGGTCTGAGCGGGAGCGCCACCACAGTAGCCAAACCGACCAAGTACCAGAGTGACGACGAGTGCTCCACGGGGACGTCTGCATCCGCTGACTCAAACGGGAACCCAGCCGGGGGCTCCGGGGTGGGATCTGGAGGTCCGGGGAGGTCGGACTCCAACGCGCGGCTGGGGGAGGTGCTGGACATGGTGCGGGAGATGAGGGAGGCTCAGGCCCTGCTGGTAGACGACATGGAGACTCTGAATACACAGTTCAAACGGGATTACAGCTACTTCACTCAGATGATGCAGGAGGAGAGATACAG atatGAGCGGTTGGAGGACCAGTTAAATGACCTGACGGAGCTCCACCAACATGAGACGTGTAATCTGAAGCAGGAACTGGCCAGTATAGAGGAGAAGGTGGCCTACCAGGCCTACGAGAGGGCCAGAGACATACAg GAGGTCTTGGAGTCGTGCCAGACTCGTGTGTCAAAGCTggagctccagcagcagcagcaacagacGGTTCAAGTGGAAAACACTGACGCCAAGGTGCTGCTGGGAAAATGCATCAACATCATGCTGGCTATCGTCACCGTGATCTTGGTGTGCGTTTCCACGGCGGCCAAGTTCACGGCCCCGCTGCTGCGAAGCCGCCTCCACCTGGCGTTCACCTGCGTGGCCCTGTCCCTGTTAGCGCTACTGTGGAAGAACTGGGAACATTTACAGTGTGCTTTGGAACGATTGCTCCTCCCGCACTGA